The Panthera leo isolate Ple1 chromosome C2, P.leo_Ple1_pat1.1, whole genome shotgun sequence genome window below encodes:
- the CX3CR1 gene encoding CX3C chemokine receptor 1 isoform X3, with product MPTPSPKSTLEYFEYDESAEACDMGDVVAFGTVFLSIFYSLVFAFGLVGNLLVVFALTNSRKPKSITDIYLLNLALSDLLFVATLPFWTHYLMSEQGLHNAVCKLSTAFFFIGFFGGIFFITIISIDRYRAIVLAANSMNTRTVQHGVTISLGVWAAAILVAAPQFMFTKQKENECLGDYPEVLQDLWPVLRNVEANLLGFLFPLLVMSYCYFRIMRTLFSCKNHKKAKAIKLIFLVIVVFFLFWTPYNIMIFLETLNLYDFFPNCDVKKDLRLALSVTETIAFTHCCLNPFIYAFAGEKFRRYLYHLYRKCLAVLCGHPVHVGFSPSESQTSKRESILSSNFTHHTSDGDASLLL from the coding sequence atgcccaccccctcccccaaatcaactTTGGAATACTTTGAGTACGATGAGTCGGCCGAAGCCTGTGATATGGGGGACGTTGTGGCCTTCGGGACCGTCTTCCTGTCCATATTTTACTCCCTTGTTTTTGCCTTTGGCCTGGTGGGAAATTTGCTGGTAGTGTTTGCCCTCACCAACAGCCGGAAGCCCAAGAGTATCACCGACATTTACCTCCTGAACCTGGCCTTGTCGGATCTGCTCTTTGTAGCCACGCTGCCTTTCTGGACTCACTACCTGATGAGCGAGCAAGGCCTTCACAACGCCGTGTGCAAACTGTCTACCGCCTTCTTCTTCATCGGCTTTTTTGGAGGCATATTCTTCATCACTATCATCAGCATCGACAGGTACCGGGCCATCGTCCTGGCCGCCAACTCCATGAACACCCGGACCGTGCAGCATGGCGTCACCATCAGCCTGGGCGTCTGGGCGGCAGCCATCTTGGTGGCAGCACCTCAGTTCATgttcacaaaacaaaaagaaaacgaGTGCCTTGGCGACTACCCCGAGGTCCTGCAGGACCTCTGGCCCGTTCTCCGCAACGTGGAGGCAAATTTGCTTGGTTTCCTATTCCCCCTGCTCGTTATGAGCTACTGTTACTTCAGAATCATGCGGACACTGTTTTCCTGCAAGAACCACAAGAAAGCCAAAGCCATTAAGCTGATCTTCCTGGTGATCGTCgtgttttttctcttctggacACCCTACAACATCATGATTTTTTTAGAGACGCTTAATCTCTATGACTTCTTTCCCAATTGTGACGTGAAGAAGGATCTGAGGTTGGCCCTCAGTGTGACTGAGACAATTGCATTCACCCACTGTTGCCTCAACCCCTTTATCTATGCGTTTGCTGGAGAGAAGTTCAGAAGATACCTTTACCACCTGTATAGAAAATGCCTGGCCGTCCTGTGTGGTCATCCTGTCCACGTCGGTTTCTCCCCGTCTGAATCACAAACGAGCAAGCGGGAAAGCATTCTGAGCAGTAATTTTACTCACCACACCAGTGATGGGGATGCGTCCCTCCTTCTCTGA
- the CX3CR1 gene encoding CX3C chemokine receptor 1 isoform X2 — protein MGCHRGKPRIGKFVRLKTTKHVQMRLRGAGKRTYARAHQAVAMPTPSPKSTLEYFEYDESAEACDMGDVVAFGTVFLSIFYSLVFAFGLVGNLLVVFALTNSRKPKSITDIYLLNLALSDLLFVATLPFWTHYLMSEQGLHNAVCKLSTAFFFIGFFGGIFFITIISIDRYRAIVLAANSMNTRTVQHGVTISLGVWAAAILVAAPQFMFTKQKENECLGDYPEVLQDLWPVLRNVEANLLGFLFPLLVMSYCYFRIMRTLFSCKNHKKAKAIKLIFLVIVVFFLFWTPYNIMIFLETLNLYDFFPNCDVKKDLRLALSVTETIAFTHCCLNPFIYAFAGEKFRRYLYHLYRKCLAVLCGHPVHVGFSPSESQTSKRESILSSNFTHHTSDGDASLLL, from the coding sequence GCCGTCGCcatgcccaccccctcccccaaatcaactTTGGAATACTTTGAGTACGATGAGTCGGCCGAAGCCTGTGATATGGGGGACGTTGTGGCCTTCGGGACCGTCTTCCTGTCCATATTTTACTCCCTTGTTTTTGCCTTTGGCCTGGTGGGAAATTTGCTGGTAGTGTTTGCCCTCACCAACAGCCGGAAGCCCAAGAGTATCACCGACATTTACCTCCTGAACCTGGCCTTGTCGGATCTGCTCTTTGTAGCCACGCTGCCTTTCTGGACTCACTACCTGATGAGCGAGCAAGGCCTTCACAACGCCGTGTGCAAACTGTCTACCGCCTTCTTCTTCATCGGCTTTTTTGGAGGCATATTCTTCATCACTATCATCAGCATCGACAGGTACCGGGCCATCGTCCTGGCCGCCAACTCCATGAACACCCGGACCGTGCAGCATGGCGTCACCATCAGCCTGGGCGTCTGGGCGGCAGCCATCTTGGTGGCAGCACCTCAGTTCATgttcacaaaacaaaaagaaaacgaGTGCCTTGGCGACTACCCCGAGGTCCTGCAGGACCTCTGGCCCGTTCTCCGCAACGTGGAGGCAAATTTGCTTGGTTTCCTATTCCCCCTGCTCGTTATGAGCTACTGTTACTTCAGAATCATGCGGACACTGTTTTCCTGCAAGAACCACAAGAAAGCCAAAGCCATTAAGCTGATCTTCCTGGTGATCGTCgtgttttttctcttctggacACCCTACAACATCATGATTTTTTTAGAGACGCTTAATCTCTATGACTTCTTTCCCAATTGTGACGTGAAGAAGGATCTGAGGTTGGCCCTCAGTGTGACTGAGACAATTGCATTCACCCACTGTTGCCTCAACCCCTTTATCTATGCGTTTGCTGGAGAGAAGTTCAGAAGATACCTTTACCACCTGTATAGAAAATGCCTGGCCGTCCTGTGTGGTCATCCTGTCCACGTCGGTTTCTCCCCGTCTGAATCACAAACGAGCAAGCGGGAAAGCATTCTGAGCAGTAATTTTACTCACCACACCAGTGATGGGGATGCGTCCCTCCTTCTCTGA